In uncultured Methanobrevibacter sp., the genomic window TCAAAAGGAGGCTGACTGATGGCTAAAGATACAGTCGAAGTTCTTATCGAAGGTGGAAGCGCTACTCCTGGACCTCCATTAGGCCCAGCTTTAGGACCTCTCGGTATTAACATGATGCAAGTAGTAGAAGAAATTAATAAAAAAAGCGCTGATTTTGCAGGAATGAAAGTACCTGTAATTATTAGTGTTGACAGAGATACTAAAGATTTCGAAATTGAAATCGGTACTCCTCCAACTACTTCACTTATCATGGAAGAATT contains:
- a CDS encoding 50S ribosomal protein L11; this encodes MAKDTVEVLIEGGSATPGPPLGPALGPLGINMMQVVEEINKKSADFAGMKVPVIISVDRDTKDFEIEIGTPPTTSLIMEELGIEKASHEPGLDIVNDLPIETALKIARMKFDSLLANDYKAGVKEVMGTCVSMGISVDGKDPREAQKAVDAGEYDDILVE